The following proteins are co-located in the Anas platyrhynchos isolate ZD024472 breed Pekin duck chromosome 1, IASCAAS_PekinDuck_T2T, whole genome shotgun sequence genome:
- the TXNRD1 gene encoding thioredoxin reductase 1, cytoplasmic isoform X2, whose translation MNGHTAAPHSYDYDLIVIGGGSGGLAAAKEAAKYGKKVMVLDFVTPTPLGNSWGLGGTCVNVGCIPKKLMHQAALLGQALQDSRKFGWQFTEEVKHNWMTMTESVQNYIGSLNWGYRVALREKKVTYENAYGEFVQPHTVKATNKRGVEKLYTAERFLIATGERPRYLGIPGDKEYCISSDDLFSLPYCPGKTLVVGASYVALECAGFLAGLGLDVTVMVRSILLRGFDQDMANKIGEYMEEHGIKFIREFVPIKVEQIEEGTPGRLKVTAKSTKGNEVIEGEYNTVLLAIGRDACTRKIGLDKVGVKINEKTGKIPVNDVEQTNVPYIYAIGDILQDRLELTPVAIQAGRLLVQRLYGGATTKCDYVNVPTTVFTPLEYGACGYSEENAIAKFGEENIEVYHSHFWPLEWTVPSRDNNKCYAKIICNIRDNERVIGFHVLGPNAGEVTQGFAAAIKCGLTKEQLDSTIGIHPVCAEVFTTLSVTKRSGENTLMAGC comes from the exons GAGGCTGCCAAATATGGAAAGAAAGTGATGGTGCTGGATTTTGTCACGCCTACGCCTCTGGGAAATTCATGGG GTCTTGGAGGAACTTGTGTAAATGTGGGCTGTATACCTAAAAAATTGATGCACCAGGCAGCTTTACTGGGACAAGCCTTGCAAGATTCACGCAAATTTGGATGGCAGTTTACTGAAGAAG TCAAACACAACTGGATGACGATGACAGAATCGGTTCAGAATTACATTGGCTCACTGAACTGGGGTTATCGAGTAGCACTGAGAGAGAAGAAAGTCACATACGAGAATGCATATGGAGAATTTGTTCAGCCACACACAGTCAAG GCAACAAATAAAAGAGGAGTTGAAAAACTGTACACAGCTGAGAGGTTTCTCATTGCTACTGGTGAAAGGCCACGCTACCTGGGTATCCCTGGAGACAAGGAATACTGCATCAGCAG TGATGATCTTTTCTCCCTGCCTTACTGTCCAGGGAAAACCCTGGTGGTTGGAGCTTCCTATGTGGCCTTGGAATGTGCAGGATTTCTTGCAGGCCTTGGGTTAGATGTCACGGTAATGGTGAGATCCATTCTTCTAAGAGGATTTGACCAGGATATGGCAAACAAAATTGGTGAATACATGGAAGAACATGGAATCAAATTCATCAGAGAGTTTGTGCCGATCAAG GTTGAGCAGATTGAGGAAGGAACTCCTGGAAGACTGAAAGTTACAGCCAAGTCCACAAAGGGGAATGAAGTAATTGAAGGGGAATACAATACT GTGCTGCTAGCAATTGGAAGAGATGCATGTACAAGAAAAATTGGTTTGGACAAAGTTGGAGTGAAAATCAATGAAAA aacaggaaaaatacctGTCAATGATGTGGAGCAAACAAATGTGCCATACATCTACGCTATTGGAGATATACTGCAGGACAGGCTGGAACTCACACCGGTGGCAATCCAGGCAGGAAGACTGTTAGTTCAGAGGCTTTATGGTGGGGCAACCACTAAG TGTGACTACGTGAATGTTCCAACCACGGTGTTCACTCCTTTAGAATATGGAGCCTGTGGGTATTCCGAAGAGAATGCAATAGCGAAATTTGGGGAGGAAAACATTGAG GTGTATCATAGTCATTTCTGGCCACTGGAATGGACTGTGCCATCCAGAGACAACAACAAATGCTATGCGAAGATAATTTGCAATATTCGAGATAAT GAGAGAGTCATTGGTTTCCATGTCCTCGGCCCAAATGCTGGAGAAGTCACCCAAGGCTTTGCAGCTGCTATTAAATGTGGATTGACCAAAGAACAGCTAGACAGCACCATAGGAATCCATCCAGTCTGTGCAGAG gtATTCACCACTCTGTCCGTGACTAAGCGTTCTGGTGAAAATACTCTCATGGCTGGTTGCTGA